A genomic segment from Thermotoga neapolitana DSM 4359 encodes:
- a CDS encoding cation diffusion facilitator family transporter: protein MERHDEIKKGAWVGIVGNTILALLKVITGLFTGSYAILADGIDTSTDIFTSFVILLSARISGKPPDRTHPYGHGRAETVASKIISFIMFYAGASLLIESVKRLITGEISLELSFPAFFVVGASAAGKTFLFLYKLSLGRRLNSLATISDALNMRNDIMISGTVLAGMIAMKTLGWWWLDSALAIFVSIMILRTSFQIFYEAAFELMDGMKESELDIYTDIFRVLEKFPDVHNPHRVRVRKVGTKYYIEMDIEVDGSMTVEDAHDLTVKIREEIMSKRDDIEDLTIHVEPLGNVEKEGFGVRKGV from the coding sequence TTGGAAAGACACGATGAGATAAAAAAAGGTGCATGGGTTGGAATCGTTGGAAACACCATCCTTGCGTTGTTGAAGGTGATCACAGGACTCTTCACAGGAAGTTATGCGATACTTGCGGATGGAATAGATACGTCAACTGACATATTCACATCTTTTGTCATCCTCCTGTCGGCGCGCATCTCAGGAAAACCCCCCGACAGAACACATCCTTATGGTCACGGAAGGGCGGAAACTGTGGCTTCAAAGATCATCTCGTTCATCATGTTCTATGCAGGAGCTTCCCTGTTGATAGAGTCCGTAAAAAGACTGATCACCGGCGAGATCTCTCTGGAGCTGTCTTTTCCTGCCTTCTTCGTGGTTGGAGCTTCCGCTGCAGGAAAGACTTTCCTCTTCCTGTACAAACTGTCGCTTGGAAGACGTCTCAACAGTCTCGCTACGATCAGTGACGCTCTGAACATGAGAAACGACATCATGATCTCCGGCACCGTGCTGGCTGGAATGATAGCGATGAAGACGCTTGGCTGGTGGTGGTTGGACAGTGCTCTTGCGATATTCGTTTCGATAATGATCCTCAGAACTTCTTTCCAGATCTTCTACGAGGCTGCCTTCGAGTTGATGGATGGAATGAAAGAATCGGAATTAGATATATACACGGACATTTTCAGGGTTTTAGAAAAGTTTCCAGATGTACACAACCCCCATAGGGTCAGGGTGAGAAAAGTAGGAACAAAATATTACATAGAGATGGATATAGAAGTTGATGGATCGATGACCGTGGAAGACGCCCACGACCTGACCGTGAAAATAAGAGAAGAGATAATGAGCAAAAGAGACGATATAGAAGACTTGACGATACACGTGGAACCTCTTGGTAATGTGGAGAAAGAGGGTTTTGGCGTGAGGAAAGGGGTGTAG
- a CDS encoding DUF3855 domain-containing protein, with the protein MDSLEIFYRRKDKDTRDLERKIREILRETGITLDVVNSESAGRIFLRINVLEDQEQIPSFILKALIPETDATRLPLGEWATLNVFVEEASYLEDYDYMKIHSDGNRYTLYVPYSAVKSKNRDEVVADFMKYFFETKGWDPGNYEFFVQEVDSII; encoded by the coding sequence ATGGACAGTCTGGAGATCTTCTACCGGAGAAAGGACAAAGATACCAGAGACCTCGAGAGGAAAATCAGGGAGATCTTGCGAGAAACTGGTATCACTCTAGATGTTGTGAACTCGGAGTCGGCAGGAAGGATATTTCTCAGGATCAACGTTCTGGAAGATCAGGAACAAATTCCGAGTTTTATTTTGAAGGCCTTAATCCCGGAAACCGATGCCACCAGGCTTCCCCTCGGAGAGTGGGCAACCCTGAACGTCTTTGTGGAAGAAGCCTCTTATCTGGAAGATTACGATTATATGAAGATACACTCAGATGGTAACAGATACACACTCTACGTACCGTACTCCGCTGTGAAAAGCAAAAACAGAGATGAAGTGGTGGCAGACTTCATGAAGTACTTTTTTGAAACAAAAGGCTGGGATCCAGGAAACTATGAGTTCTTCGTTCAGGAAGTGGACAGCATAATATGA
- the tsaB gene encoding tRNA (adenosine(37)-N6)-threonylcarbamoyltransferase complex dimerization subunit type 1 TsaB, whose amino-acid sequence MIVLALDTSQRIRVGLKRDEDVIEVSYTGQRKHAEVLPVLIERLLSENGISVKDLSAVGVGIGPGTLTGLRVGIATIIGMAAPFDIPVVPLNSFEMAVKSLPIDGTVLVSKRARKGYRYLAVYSKQKDLLNTIKEPAVLSDEEVQKILRETKPSTVLEEEIFISPKVLVEETEKAFKEGKFVHYYEIEPLYLQKSIAELNWERKRGG is encoded by the coding sequence ATGATCGTGCTGGCGCTGGATACCTCTCAAAGAATAAGGGTTGGTCTGAAAAGAGATGAAGATGTAATCGAAGTCTCCTACACAGGGCAGAGAAAACACGCAGAGGTGCTGCCTGTTCTGATAGAGAGACTTTTGAGTGAAAATGGTATCTCTGTAAAAGATCTGAGCGCTGTGGGAGTGGGTATCGGTCCTGGAACACTGACCGGACTCAGGGTTGGAATCGCAACCATTATAGGGATGGCGGCTCCTTTCGATATTCCCGTTGTTCCTTTGAACTCTTTCGAAATGGCCGTGAAGAGTCTTCCTATCGATGGCACGGTCCTTGTTTCCAAAAGGGCACGTAAGGGCTATCGTTACCTTGCAGTCTACTCGAAACAGAAAGACCTCTTGAACACCATCAAAGAACCTGCTGTTCTCTCAGACGAGGAGGTTCAGAAGATCCTGCGTGAGACAAAACCCTCCACCGTTCTGGAAGAAGAAATCTTCATATCACCGAAAGTGCTCGTTGAGGAAACAGAAAAGGCGTTTAAAGAAGGAAAATTTGTGCATTACTACGAAATAGAACCCCTCTACCTCCAAAAGTCCATAGCGGAGTTGAACTGGGAAAGAAAAAGAGGGGGATAG
- a CDS encoding ATP-dependent Clp protease ATP-binding subunit, whose product MRNLNDKMKDIFEKSVEDLKDRNQNLLRPEHILLQLLYDENEVTKILEELNVNTEEIADELESYIDSQYGIFYGFSDQVYVSRELSYILELARKEARLFKQKDVGPLHFLLGLLRDGSTHAARVLKKYGVDYERVLQKVKEHEDEFMDKQSPITAFATDLTKLAREGKIGPIIGREKEIERVIEILMRRTKNNPILIGDPGVGKTAIVEGLAQRIVEGKVPDPLKDVRVLMVDLGRMIAGTKYRGEFEERLKSFLDEVMKQKEKTILFIDEIHTIVGAGAAEGAMDAANMLKPALARGEIRVIGATTLDEYRKHIEKDKALARRFQPVLVKEPSVEETIEILKGLKRVYEEHHKVKIEDEAIEAAAKLSARYITDRFLPDKAIDLLDEAAARVKLGFSKQEKDEARLQELERKIKELENRIDELTVRSQYKEAADLKKELFRLKSEYESLKSGRPVVTAEKIAEVVESWSGVPVSRIVESEKEKLLKLEEIIHQRLVDQEEAVRVVADAIRKARAGIKDPNRPVGTFLFLGPTGVGKTELAKTLAEVLFGSENALIRIDMSEYMEKHAVSKLIGAPPGYVGYEEGGQLTEAVRRRPYSVILLDEIEKAHPDVFNILLQIMDDGRLTDAKGNVVDFKNTIIIMTSNIASDLILNFVREGKSFEEIEEKVREELKHYFRPEFINRIDHVVVFKPLTKEHMKQIVEIMLKRLEGRLKDRNIRLTITDAAKEYLAEKGYDPTFGARPLRRLIEREIETPLARMIIAGEVKEGQTVRVDFDGEKLILEVAREVEKVN is encoded by the coding sequence ATGAGAAACCTGAACGACAAGATGAAGGATATCTTTGAAAAGAGTGTAGAGGATCTTAAGGACAGGAACCAGAATTTACTCAGACCTGAGCACATTCTCCTTCAGCTCCTGTACGACGAAAACGAGGTCACAAAGATACTGGAAGAACTCAATGTGAACACGGAAGAGATCGCCGACGAACTGGAGAGCTACATCGATTCCCAGTACGGAATATTCTATGGATTCTCCGATCAGGTGTACGTTTCCAGGGAACTTTCGTACATCCTGGAACTGGCAAGAAAGGAAGCCAGGCTCTTCAAGCAGAAAGACGTGGGGCCTCTTCACTTCCTTCTGGGACTCCTGAGGGACGGTTCAACGCATGCAGCGCGCGTTCTCAAAAAGTACGGAGTGGACTACGAAAGGGTGCTTCAGAAAGTGAAAGAGCACGAAGATGAGTTTATGGATAAGCAATCACCGATCACGGCGTTTGCCACAGATCTGACGAAGCTTGCCAGGGAAGGAAAGATTGGTCCCATTATAGGAAGGGAAAAAGAGATCGAGCGCGTGATCGAGATTTTGATGAGGCGAACGAAAAACAACCCGATACTCATCGGAGATCCTGGAGTTGGAAAGACAGCCATCGTGGAGGGACTTGCGCAGAGGATCGTGGAAGGAAAAGTGCCCGATCCTTTGAAAGATGTGCGTGTGTTGATGGTCGACCTTGGCAGGATGATAGCTGGTACCAAGTACAGAGGTGAGTTCGAAGAAAGGCTGAAATCCTTCCTCGACGAAGTGATGAAACAGAAAGAAAAAACCATTCTGTTCATCGACGAAATCCATACCATAGTTGGAGCGGGAGCAGCTGAAGGGGCAATGGATGCTGCCAACATGTTGAAACCTGCCCTTGCCCGAGGTGAGATCAGGGTCATAGGAGCGACCACGCTGGATGAATACAGAAAACACATAGAAAAGGACAAAGCGCTCGCAAGAAGATTTCAGCCGGTTCTGGTGAAAGAACCCAGTGTGGAAGAAACAATAGAGATCCTGAAAGGTCTCAAGAGGGTTTATGAAGAACATCACAAGGTCAAAATAGAAGACGAAGCAATAGAGGCCGCTGCAAAGCTTTCTGCAAGATACATAACAGACAGATTCCTCCCGGACAAGGCGATCGACCTGCTGGATGAAGCGGCTGCGAGGGTGAAACTGGGCTTCTCAAAACAGGAAAAGGATGAGGCAAGGCTTCAGGAACTCGAAAGAAAGATAAAAGAGCTCGAGAACAGAATCGACGAGCTCACCGTGAGGTCCCAGTACAAAGAAGCTGCGGATCTCAAGAAAGAACTTTTCAGACTGAAGAGCGAATACGAGTCCTTGAAGAGTGGAAGACCGGTCGTCACAGCGGAGAAAATAGCGGAAGTTGTGGAATCCTGGTCTGGTGTGCCCGTGTCCAGGATAGTGGAGTCGGAGAAGGAGAAGTTGCTCAAACTTGAAGAGATCATACATCAGAGACTGGTGGATCAGGAAGAGGCCGTCAGGGTTGTGGCAGATGCCATAAGGAAAGCACGCGCGGGGATAAAAGATCCAAACAGGCCTGTTGGAACGTTCCTCTTTTTGGGACCAACAGGGGTTGGAAAAACAGAACTCGCAAAAACACTCGCTGAGGTGCTCTTTGGAAGTGAAAACGCCCTCATTCGAATCGACATGAGTGAATACATGGAAAAGCATGCCGTTTCCAAACTGATTGGAGCACCACCGGGTTACGTAGGATACGAAGAAGGTGGTCAGCTCACAGAGGCTGTGAGAAGAAGGCCGTACAGTGTGATCCTGCTTGACGAAATAGAAAAGGCTCATCCGGACGTGTTCAACATACTGCTTCAGATCATGGATGATGGCAGACTGACCGATGCCAAAGGAAACGTCGTGGATTTCAAAAACACGATCATAATAATGACGAGCAACATAGCAAGCGATCTCATCCTGAACTTCGTCAGAGAAGGTAAAAGCTTTGAGGAGATCGAGGAAAAAGTGAGGGAGGAGTTGAAACACTACTTCAGACCGGAGTTCATAAACAGGATAGACCACGTGGTCGTGTTCAAACCACTCACCAAGGAACACATGAAACAGATAGTGGAGATCATGTTGAAGAGACTCGAAGGTCGTTTGAAGGACAGAAACATAAGACTGACCATCACCGATGCAGCAAAAGAGTACCTCGCAGAGAAAGGGTACGATCCAACGTTCGGAGCAAGACCGCTGAGAAGGCTCATTGAAAGGGAGATAGAGACACCTCTGGCCAGGATGATCATAGCAGGCGAGGTCAAAGAAGGTCAGACGGTAAGGGTGGACTTCGACGGTGAAAAACTGATACTCGAGGTTGCAAGAGAAGTTGAGAAAGTAAATTGA
- the rsmH gene encoding 16S rRNA (cytosine(1402)-N(4))-methyltransferase RsmH — protein MRKYTHYHIPVMVREVIEYLKPEDEKIILDCTVGEGGHARAILEHCPGCKLIGIDVDSEVLQIAEKKLKDFSDRVSLFKASYRDADFLLKTLEIEKVDGILLDLGVSTYQLKGENRGFTFEREEPLDMRMDLESEITAQKVLNELSEEELARIIFEYGEEKRYARRIARKIVENRPLNTTLDLVKAVSEALPSHEIRRRKRHFATRTFQAIRIYVNRELENLREFLLNKAEKLLRVGGRIVVISFHSLEDRIVKEAFRNSRKLRILTEKPVRPSEEEVRENPRSRSARLRAAELVEEGGD, from the coding sequence ATGAGAAAATACACCCACTACCATATTCCAGTAATGGTTCGAGAAGTGATCGAATATCTGAAACCTGAGGATGAAAAGATCATTCTGGATTGTACGGTGGGAGAAGGAGGACACGCACGGGCGATTCTGGAACACTGTCCTGGTTGCAAACTTATCGGGATAGACGTTGATTCAGAGGTTCTTCAAATCGCTGAGAAGAAGCTAAAGGATTTTTCCGATCGAGTGAGTCTTTTCAAAGCCTCTTACAGAGATGCAGATTTCTTACTCAAAACTCTTGAAATTGAAAAAGTGGACGGAATACTGCTGGATCTTGGTGTTTCAACCTATCAATTGAAGGGAGAGAACAGAGGTTTCACCTTCGAAAGAGAAGAGCCACTCGACATGCGTATGGATCTGGAAAGCGAGATAACAGCCCAGAAGGTACTGAATGAACTGAGCGAAGAGGAACTGGCCCGTATCATCTTCGAGTATGGAGAAGAGAAAAGATACGCAAGGAGAATAGCAAGAAAGATCGTAGAAAACAGGCCCCTCAATACCACTCTCGATCTTGTAAAAGCTGTAAGCGAAGCTCTTCCCTCCCATGAGATAAGGCGTCGAAAGAGACATTTCGCCACCAGAACGTTCCAGGCAATAAGGATATACGTCAACAGAGAACTTGAGAATTTGAGGGAATTCCTCCTGAACAAGGCAGAGAAGCTTTTGAGGGTCGGTGGCAGGATAGTGGTGATCTCTTTTCATTCTCTGGAAGACAGGATAGTAAAGGAGGCTTTCAGAAATTCCAGAAAACTCCGTATTCTGACGGAAAAACCAGTGCGTCCTTCTGAAGAAGAAGTGAGAGAGAATCCTCGTTCCAGAAGTGCTCGTTTGCGTGCAGCGGAGCTTGTGGAGGAAGGAGGAGATTGA
- a CDS encoding penicillin-binding transpeptidase domain-containing protein → MEKRLTLLLAVFALFLAVSFINLFFFPPAGQKSHWYVSIPPKRGSILDAKGRKIAYDSPVYVAYLDVEFFKRQHGSKSALERTLKACGIEKDPEEVLKYRFYRLTEAEDKESVLKRLDPDILPFVSLEVEYRRKKFQDYSTGVLIGAVLNGQGKGGVEGFFDDALKGKRKGTLEFLYKGARLSPVLTDYVLPEDGQDVHLSIDLDLQRHVYRIISDAVKEFSAEAGHAIVMESKTGKILSMVTTRDWNDLIGGYIEPGSTIKPVVYAIALETKSASPSFSVECEGMIKPVENLNIIIRDIEEHGKVDFLTGIVKSCNVMSVRVGDLIVRHIGVEGFYEWLKKAGFGEKTGMEMEGEIDGVLRNPKEWSLIDPAEISIGQGIGVTPVQLVAFLNVFANGGYWIKPSILKESPVQKRKVFSETTAETIKKAMIEVVEEGTGKLAQVRGLEIAGKTGTAQKAVGGKYQNLYHSLFVGFFPADDPKYTIMVHLDSPSEAFYGGDVAAPVFRKIVELLTEKEKKKITLIRGLMPDLVGLPVRDALLVLEELGIEDVELKDKGWMVSDQTPPPDHPLEGKVVLILGNQK, encoded by the coding sequence ATGGAGAAAAGGCTGACTCTGCTTCTGGCAGTGTTTGCGTTGTTTCTGGCGGTCTCGTTCATAAACCTTTTCTTCTTTCCCCCTGCAGGACAGAAGTCCCACTGGTATGTTTCAATCCCTCCAAAGCGCGGTAGTATTCTGGACGCGAAAGGAAGAAAGATCGCTTACGATTCCCCGGTGTACGTTGCATATCTGGATGTTGAATTCTTCAAAAGACAACATGGTAGCAAAAGTGCTCTTGAAAGGACTCTGAAGGCCTGTGGTATCGAAAAAGATCCGGAAGAAGTCCTGAAGTACAGATTCTACAGACTAACAGAGGCAGAGGATAAGGAAAGCGTCCTGAAAAGGCTTGATCCCGACATCCTACCTTTTGTCAGCCTGGAAGTGGAGTACAGAAGAAAAAAGTTTCAAGACTACAGCACAGGTGTGTTGATAGGTGCGGTTTTGAACGGTCAAGGAAAAGGTGGCGTTGAAGGTTTCTTCGACGACGCTTTAAAAGGAAAGAGAAAGGGCACCTTGGAGTTTCTCTACAAAGGTGCAAGGCTCTCTCCAGTGCTCACCGATTACGTCCTTCCAGAGGATGGCCAGGATGTCCATCTATCCATAGACCTGGATCTTCAAAGGCATGTCTACAGAATAATTTCCGATGCGGTGAAAGAATTCTCCGCGGAGGCAGGACACGCCATTGTCATGGAATCTAAGACAGGAAAGATTCTATCGATGGTGACCACAAGAGACTGGAACGACCTAATCGGCGGTTACATCGAACCCGGCTCCACCATAAAACCTGTGGTTTATGCCATCGCTCTTGAGACAAAGTCTGCTTCGCCGTCCTTCTCCGTAGAATGTGAGGGGATGATAAAACCGGTTGAGAACCTGAACATCATCATAAGAGACATAGAAGAACATGGAAAAGTGGACTTTCTCACGGGAATCGTAAAGTCCTGTAACGTTATGAGTGTGAGGGTGGGAGATCTGATCGTAAGGCACATAGGAGTTGAAGGATTCTACGAGTGGCTGAAAAAAGCAGGTTTTGGTGAAAAAACAGGAATGGAAATGGAAGGGGAAATCGATGGGGTACTGAGAAATCCAAAAGAGTGGTCACTCATAGATCCAGCGGAGATCTCCATAGGCCAGGGAATCGGGGTCACACCCGTTCAACTTGTGGCTTTTCTCAACGTGTTTGCCAACGGTGGATACTGGATAAAACCATCCATTTTGAAAGAAAGCCCCGTTCAGAAGAGGAAAGTCTTTTCTGAAACAACAGCAGAGACGATCAAGAAAGCCATGATAGAAGTCGTTGAAGAAGGCACGGGAAAACTCGCACAGGTCAGAGGATTGGAAATCGCTGGCAAAACCGGAACGGCCCAGAAAGCCGTTGGAGGAAAATACCAGAATCTCTACCACTCACTCTTTGTAGGTTTCTTCCCTGCAGATGATCCCAAATACACAATAATGGTGCATCTGGACAGTCCCTCCGAAGCGTTCTATGGGGGTGATGTTGCCGCTCCTGTGTTTAGAAAGATAGTGGAACTTCTAACGGAAAAAGAGAAGAAAAAAATAACCCTCATAAGAGGTCTAATGCCCGATCTAGTGGGCCTGCCGGTGAGAGATGCCCTCCTTGTGCTGGAAGAGCTCGGTATCGAGGATGTAGAACTGAAAGATAAAGGGTGGATGGTGTCCGATCAGACACCCCCACCCGATCATCCACTGGAAGGAAAGGTTGTTTTGATCCTGGGTAATCAGAAGTAA
- the trxB gene encoding thioredoxin-disulfide reductase, whose product MVFFDTGSVKKKEIKDKYDIVVVGAGPAGLASAIYARRAGLSVLVVEKAIEGGYVNLTHLVENYPGFPKISGEELASKFKEHAESFGAEIYNAEVVKLEVKEDKKVVELDDGKRIEAPVVIVATGANPKRLNVPGEKEFFGRGVSYCATCDGYLFAGKDIVVVGGGDSACDESIFLSNIVNKITMVQLLETLTAAKVLQERVLSNPKIEVIYNSTVKEIRGKDRVEEVVIENVKTGETKVLKADGVFIFIGLDPNSKLLEGLVELDPYGYVITDENMETSIKGLYAVGDVRKKNLRQIVTAVADGAIAVEHAAKHYF is encoded by the coding sequence GTGGTCTTCTTTGACACGGGTTCTGTGAAGAAAAAAGAGATCAAGGATAAATACGACATAGTGGTTGTCGGTGCCGGACCAGCAGGTCTTGCTTCTGCCATATATGCAAGAAGGGCGGGACTGTCTGTTCTTGTTGTTGAAAAAGCAATTGAGGGTGGGTACGTGAATCTCACCCACCTGGTTGAAAACTACCCGGGCTTTCCAAAGATATCCGGTGAGGAACTCGCATCGAAGTTCAAGGAACACGCGGAAAGCTTTGGGGCAGAAATTTACAACGCAGAAGTTGTAAAACTGGAAGTCAAAGAGGATAAAAAAGTGGTCGAACTGGATGACGGTAAGAGGATAGAGGCACCTGTGGTGATCGTTGCAACGGGTGCCAATCCAAAGAGGCTGAACGTTCCCGGAGAAAAGGAGTTTTTCGGAAGGGGAGTCTCTTACTGTGCAACGTGTGATGGGTATCTGTTTGCAGGAAAGGACATTGTGGTTGTTGGAGGAGGAGACAGCGCGTGCGATGAATCGATCTTTCTCTCCAATATTGTAAACAAGATCACCATGGTCCAGCTTCTGGAGACCCTCACTGCGGCGAAGGTTCTCCAGGAAAGGGTGTTGAGCAATCCGAAGATAGAGGTGATTTACAATTCCACGGTGAAGGAGATACGGGGAAAGGACAGGGTTGAAGAGGTCGTCATAGAGAACGTGAAGACCGGCGAAACGAAGGTGCTGAAAGCAGATGGGGTGTTCATATTCATAGGACTGGATCCCAACTCCAAACTGCTCGAAGGACTCGTGGAACTGGATCCTTACGGTTACGTCATAACGGACGAAAACATGGAAACAAGTATCAAAGGTCTGTACGCTGTTGGGGACGTGAGGAAGAAAAACCTCAGACAGATCGTAACAGCCGTTGCAGACGGGGCCATAGCGGTGGAACATGCCGCAAAGCATTACTTCTGA
- the pdo gene encoding protein disulfide oxidoreductase: protein MGILSEKDVAYLKDLFNKELEKKVKVLFFKTDDKARCQYCEITEQVLNELVSIDPRIELEVHDFDTEKEVVEKYQVELVPATILLSEEEKDYGIRFYGVPSGHEFGTLIQDIITVSKGKPQLSEESIQKLQNLEEPIRISVFVTPTCPYCPRAVLMAHNMAMASDKIIGEMIEANEYWELSEKFGVSSVPHIVVNRDPSKFFVGAYPEKEFINEVLRLAKG from the coding sequence ATGGGTATTCTGTCTGAAAAGGACGTGGCGTATCTCAAGGATCTTTTCAACAAAGAACTGGAGAAAAAGGTGAAGGTGCTGTTCTTCAAAACCGATGACAAAGCACGCTGTCAGTACTGTGAAATCACGGAACAGGTGCTCAACGAGCTGGTTTCCATCGATCCAAGGATTGAACTCGAAGTTCACGATTTTGACACCGAAAAAGAAGTTGTCGAGAAGTACCAGGTGGAACTGGTCCCTGCCACAATTCTGCTCTCCGAAGAGGAAAAAGACTACGGCATAAGGTTCTACGGTGTTCCTTCGGGCCATGAATTTGGCACGCTCATACAGGATATCATCACCGTTTCAAAGGGAAAACCACAGCTTTCTGAGGAAAGCATCCAGAAACTCCAGAATCTTGAAGAGCCGATAAGGATAAGCGTGTTCGTCACCCCGACGTGTCCTTACTGTCCAAGGGCGGTTCTGATGGCCCACAACATGGCTATGGCAAGCGACAAGATCATTGGAGAGATGATCGAGGCGAACGAATACTGGGAATTGAGTGAGAAATTCGGTGTTTCCTCTGTCCCGCACATCGTGGTGAACAGAGATCCTTCAAAGTTCTTCGTAGGAGCCTATCCTGAGAAGGAGTTCATAAATGAGGTTTTGAGGCTTGCAAAGGGGTGA
- a CDS encoding SPFH domain-containing protein gives MLIALVVIVLFLVIVAASSLRIVRPYERGLVERLGKFKREVGAGIHFIIPFFERMIKVDMREKVIDVPPQEVITRDNVVVTVDAVIYYEITDAYKVVYNVSNFEMATIKLAQTNLRNVIGELELDQTLTSRERINMKLRTVLDEATDKWGVRITRVEIKKIDPPQDITDAMSKQMKAERTKRAAILEAEGYKQAQILRAEGEKNAAILRAEGEAEAIKRVAEANMQKLILEARGQAEAIKLVFGAIHEGRPTKDLLTVRYLETLKEMANGQATKIFLPFEASSILASLGVISEMFKEKGEDKRDEK, from the coding sequence ATGTTGATAGCCCTTGTTGTTATCGTTCTGTTTCTGGTGATCGTTGCCGCCAGTTCTCTGAGAATAGTGAGACCTTACGAACGTGGTCTGGTGGAAAGGCTTGGAAAGTTCAAAAGGGAAGTTGGAGCGGGTATACACTTCATCATTCCGTTCTTCGAACGCATGATAAAAGTCGATATGAGGGAGAAAGTGATCGATGTTCCACCACAGGAAGTGATAACGAGGGACAACGTGGTTGTAACCGTCGACGCTGTCATCTACTACGAGATCACGGATGCCTACAAGGTGGTGTACAACGTGAGTAACTTTGAAATGGCCACCATAAAACTCGCTCAGACCAATCTAAGAAACGTTATAGGAGAGCTGGAACTGGATCAGACACTCACTTCCAGAGAGAGGATAAACATGAAGCTCAGAACGGTCCTCGATGAGGCTACCGACAAGTGGGGTGTAAGGATCACCCGTGTTGAGATCAAAAAGATAGATCCTCCTCAGGATATCACAGACGCCATGAGTAAGCAGATGAAAGCTGAAAGAACAAAAAGGGCGGCTATACTAGAGGCTGAAGGTTACAAACAGGCTCAGATCCTGAGGGCAGAAGGTGAAAAGAACGCAGCAATACTGAGGGCAGAAGGAGAAGCCGAAGCGATAAAACGAGTTGCTGAAGCGAACATGCAAAAACTCATACTCGAGGCGCGTGGGCAGGCCGAGGCAATAAAACTCGTCTTTGGTGCCATACACGAAGGCAGACCAACAAAGGATCTTCTCACCGTCAGGTATCTGGAGACCCTCAAAGAGATGGCGAACGGCCAGGCGACAAAAATATTCCTTCCGTTCGAAGCAAGTTCCATACTTGCAAGTCTGGGGGTCATCTCGGAGATGTTCAAAGAAAAGGGCGAGGACAAGAGGGATGAGAAATGA
- a CDS encoding NfeD family protein encodes MEAWVFWLVLGVILMVAEILTPTFFIFWFGVGALAASLVSLYLGVYIQIIVFAVVSIVLVLFTRRLVQSWESPRKIHVEEIVGKVALVIETINNKEGTGLVKINGDVWRAFAEDDEEVIEKGEHVKILKVEGAHVVVKKV; translated from the coding sequence ATGGAGGCGTGGGTATTCTGGCTTGTTCTTGGTGTCATACTCATGGTAGCGGAGATCCTCACACCCACCTTTTTCATTTTCTGGTTCGGGGTGGGAGCACTCGCAGCTTCACTGGTATCCCTGTACCTGGGTGTTTACATTCAGATAATCGTCTTTGCCGTTGTTTCAATAGTTCTGGTTCTTTTTACCAGGAGACTGGTTCAGAGCTGGGAATCTCCCAGGAAGATCCACGTTGAAGAGATCGTTGGTAAGGTGGCGCTCGTTATCGAAACGATAAACAACAAAGAGGGAACCGGTCTTGTGAAGATCAACGGAGACGTGTGGAGGGCATTTGCAGAAGACGATGAGGAAGTCATCGAAAAGGGCGAACACGTGAAAATACTGAAGGTGGAAGGAGCCCACGTTGTTGTGAAAAAAGTTTGA